tgtagaAACTAACATGGACACAAGACTCGATTTTAAATCAATCCATAACACCCAAAATTAACCTGATGACTCAAATGATCATCTCTATTTTGGAATAGTTAAGTTGGAAGAGAATAAGATAAATGGTCTAGGTAGCTGTACGTGAGGTAGTTGTTAATAATTTGTCGTAGTATCTGTTAGCTGTAGGTATATTTGTAGCTGTAAAATTGTAGTTGTTAGATAATTAACTGTGTAATTATCTATATAAATTATAGTTTAGCAAAATAGTTGTGGATTACATAATTTATTGTGAAAAATAAAGATGatattttaaaatgtaatttcaattttaaattggaACGCTACAAATTGTAACATTTAAAATAACGATCTGAACCACTAAACGCTACCTTAACTGTTACTTTATTGAACAATATATTTTCTTCTTAAGCAATATTTTAGCCTTATCAAACTATTAATAGCTACAAAAAAGTTACACTGAATATACTAAAAACTACGAGATGTCCAGATGTtattaattataagaaaattacaTGGATGAGTatctaaaaaaaatgataatgacATTTAATTccataaaaaatgtaaaaaaatagtgaaaccgaaaatatacttttatttttttttcaaaataacgGAATTTTTAAATTAGTGTTTGATCAGTTGAATGTGAATGTAAAGCTAAAGGAACAAATTTTCCTTAAAAGTTTGTCTACatgttttttctttgttttcatgTACACAATCAGTCtcctttattttaaattaatttttttactttgagATGACGAAATTAATTACTAGAAGTAAATAATTATcacatattaataaataatcttatttttattttgatcctTTATACTTTTAGATATTTTTGGTTGACCTATTTGTGTGTACAATTGGAAAAAGGGGTATAAATGATGTTTCAAATTAACAAGTTTGCAAGACAAGTGTTTAGtaaaatttataatcttatacCAACAAACAtttactaaaatttatttaactACCAAACGATCAGTCTCACAATATTATCTACGTAAATTTAGCAGATATGTagtcaatattttttattgaaacaaattaatttctacatttattttcaaatgtctcatttgcttaaTCAAATCGTATTTGATTCGTATCAAAagaaagtttattaatatatttttttattatttttaatcatacacAATTAAAGCTattaagtattaattaatacattgacaaatataaaaaaaataaatgaggcAGTACAATCATAAATTCACAATCAACACTATTTCTTTTAGGTAGATTGCTAGTGCGTAGTTTTATGTTCTTTGTAAACAACAGTTAAATAGCGATTCTAGttttatgcttgaaatttttcAATGAAAGAGGATTATACTTGGTTCACTGAACATCGAACAACTTCGTgtcactttatttatttatttttttaaaaattatgattttgtctttttttttatttgttgttactaATAGAGAAAAAATCGTAGTAAAAGTTTTTGAATTCTAACATGTTCTTTTATTATTCGtagttgttagtaacaacaaacaaaccTTTATCTTAAGCTTAAATACATAGACacatatttgtattattttgagatcgaacttaattttttaactttttggtTAAGAAAACCTTTGTATGTCAAATGTTCCCTTATTCCTTGATTATTCACttaaaaattgtaagtgatatatttaaagtaatgataacattaaaaatataataaataatcaatttaaaactataaatgatcactttaagactgcAGCAAGTTTGAACCTTAaactataagtgatcactttagaCTTATAATTGAATGATTCATTTGGTTCACTTTTAATGTTGGAGTCACTTTCAAGTTTGTGTGCAATGGATACCTTCTAATCTCGTGTAACATTCAGACAACCTCACTGCAGATGACTGCACAGTGCATTTCTTACATAGCAAATCACACCCTGAAACAATCAGGGACAATGAAAAACATATAGCAGAGTACTATTCCTCCTCACTAACACCATTCCCGATCCCCAAAACACCCCTGCTAACATGGGTGCAAGCCTCCTACAAACATGTACCTGCTCGAAGTTTAGTATCGTCCGATCAAGATGaaatcatcatcttcaagaACCTGAACGTCTTTGTCaccaacaaaattttctcgTCCGATTTCATTTACTATACGCACAAATTCAATCCTCTTATCTATTGGAAGAGGTATATAAGGTAGCCGAAAAACAGGCCTTGTTACACCAAGTTGAGCTAAAGCTGTGTTTAACCCAATAGGGTTCGGCTCCTTGAACAGCCACTTCATTAGAGGCAGAAGCTTCATATTAAGAGAAGGATTAATACCCTCGAACATGAGTCGTCTCATTAACCCAGGGACCAAGTTGCTTGTAACGGATATAACACCGGTGGCATCGTAGGACCATCGAGAATCATGGCACTCGTCATCATTTCCGCTCCAAACTACAATGCCTCTATCTGTGTACTGCTTAATCCGTTCATTGCCTACACATTCTTTAACACCCGCCAAGTTTGCATTTTCGGCTATGGAATGCATTACATGGGGTGGAATATCTTGTCCTGTTCTTGAGGGGACATTGTATATGATGGTGGGGCCCATACAGAGTACATTCTCGAAGTGAGCGATCATACCATCCATGGAGGTCTTGCCGTAATATGGATTGATGTGTAGGGCAGCATGCATACCAACAGCAAATCCTTGTTCCGTAGCATGTATTGCCTCTTGCGTTGAGTTGCTTCCAGTGTTTCCTACCACCTTGATGTTACTGCCAAAACAGTTGACTGTATGACCGATGAGCATAACATGCTCATCCCAGGTCATGAGTTGGCCTTCACCAGTTGTACCGCCCACAATAAGGCCTTCTGCGCCACTATTGATCTGCATGTTCACCAAGTCATCATAAGCTTCAAGATCAAATCTTCCATCAGGAAGATATGGAGTTTTAATGGCTGTAATCAATCTCAGAGACTTTATATCATCCACATTTGTCctgcaataaaaatcaataaactatTATTTGGACATTTGATCTATAAActatcatctatataaacaagtTTTTTTAATTCCGTACTAGTATTCATGGTGATCTGGTCGGTGCTTGTGCACCAAATTAAAGGAACGACATTTAACGTTCTATCATCTCTGTTTTGGTATATTTCAGTCTCGGTTATATAATGTGGAATTCACGCATTATGGGTATGATATTCTActacatttgataaatcatattataataTGCATGCGATCTTATATGTTAAGAAATAGTTTCTTACGACTTCGCTTTATGTATCTATATTCCTACACTTGATTTGAgtcacaaaaatttataaaattttacaccAAATGTGATAAAATGAGAAAATACCTGTTCTTGACTTCATAGCTACGCATAGGTAGATGGATATTAGGAATCATAGCAGCTTCAGGGGGTTTCCATCTACAATATGTTCTGCAGGAAAGAAGTGAAAAAGgaagttaatgaaaaaattgaGATAATAGCATTCCACAACAGCAAATTAAGGTCAACATACCATCAGACAGCGCAAAGTAAAAGGAGATCATCTAAATTAGACATATTAGTGTCACTTGATTCATCGTAAAATGTCGTAATTTGCTAAACTTGTTTGTTAAATCACCCCACAGTGTGGACATTTCAGTTTGAAGTTAGCAGCTGGGTTAGCGACTTAGATAACACTTGCTCATGGCACTCAAAAAGGCCTTTCCACCGACATTTACGCAGCAGATCATAGGCATTTCAGACCCGCGAGTATGATAGTACTTTTCTATTTTTCATAGACACTGCGCAAAAGACCATGATTCAAAAATTGATGATGGTGCACAACTAGAAAAATAGGTATATGTGAAAAATGATTATCAGATCAAAGACAAAATACGCAAGCTTTTCCATAATACCCCAAGGTTAAGACAATGCGTTGTATCACCAAGTTCACAAAACTAAAAGGGCACGTAACAAAGGGTTCAACGTCAAAACAAGAAGAATATGTAAAATATCCAAAGTGCCCACTTCAAGTGGAAAATATATTTCATGGGGTATGAATCAGCTAACCAGAGGCTCCTTGATATCTCTGGTAACAGGAAATCAAAAACAGGAGGATTAGAGGAGAGACTAAAAAGCCAACAAGGTTTATATAGATAGTTGTTTCTGTTGATCATTTTTGTGAGCATGCCGACATAAAGAGACAAGGGGTGTACAAGAGACAAAATATGCTAAACGGTATGGGATTTTAGCATATCCAAGAACCACAGGTTGCCTTGAAATAAATTAGTAAGCCCAAGAAAGTAAAAATATCCATATTTTCACAATGATAAAAATCAGTTTTACCCATCCACTCAGTCTCTGGGATACCCAAAAAGAAACGAAAAGAAACATGAATGTCATGTCCATCCTACATAGACTTGCAAGTAACATCACAAACCATATAAGTTTATACCATAGACTGTTTTTAAATACCAGGATGATGGAAGGTCTAAAAACAATTAAGGAAAATAAGAATTGGCTGATCATCAGTTTCGACATAATGTCGGTCCACTAAAATAAAATGGGGTAAGGAGAGAGAGTGATGCGGAAAGGGAAAATGAGGACTCTATATAGCCCTGAATCATTAATCAACACAGATATAAttgaaatataattgataatttctGCGCAAGTTCACATTCTTTTGGGAAAAATATCAGAGGAAACGTTTTATGGAAGTGAGGAAGTCTATTAAGCCCTGAATCGCTATGAATCCATCAGGTGTGAAGGAGCTGATCACATATAAGAGGCGCACCAAATCGTTAGTTGGGAATGCACAAGCTGCTGAAAATACAAAAGAGCTGGAGACGGATTTTGTTACACCAAATGCCACCTAAGCCATCATGTTATGATGTTTTCTTGCATTGTAAAAAGGCATCTAGGAGCATTTGAGAGAAATCTAGCCAAAGATGTTAGGCCTATGACCCCTGTATGTAGCTAAATAAAATAGAATGTAATAATCTCATCTCTTGAATGGAATAGTAGTATTTTGAGAGCAAGCTATGCTTAAATCAGCGCTTAATTTTCTATTCTTCCTTTCTTCTCTTAAGTTTAacctttcctttcttttcagCCATTAGTATCAAAAATTATGGTCCATTACAAAATCATCAAGCAACACAGATGTGAACACCATCTATCCTTCCACGATCTAGTATAAccttaatatcaaaattttgtGCTTTCTTGCACGATTAAGCAAAATGAAAGTGCATTCTTTTCTCAATCCTTAGTTGGACCCATGTAGTGCAAGTATTCTCATACAAGAACAAAGTTGAGCTTGTTAGAATCTAGATTTTAGCTCTCCACACAGGTTCACATGCTATTAACAAAACTATGGGAAAAAATAGTTTTATGGAAGTCTATGATCTTGGGAATAGTTTTGAAGCACATAAATGAACCTACCATCCGCCCAAATCCCAACCGAAAAcgttttgattatattttatcatttgcAGAGATGTTACAGGCTTACAGCCATCAAAGGCATCAAATATCATATTTCAAGAAAAGAACAATAGGTAAAGAGAATTGAGGACTCTACTCAATTTACAGATACATGTGTGACAATCTGATGATGAATCCTATAATGCCAGGACTCACAAGGCCAAATAGTTCTACctctaaataatttttcattttttcttgcGCCTAAACAAATTACTTATAATTGAAGGTTTTTCATTTCACTCATCACACAAACTCCTACTATTTAGTTCCCTCTAGAAAGGATCAACCTTCATCATATATAGTTATGAAtaattttaggttaagtggtcgGAATTCTGTGATTTGGCCTGAACGTTGTAGACTTAATACTTCGGTGGCCGTAATTCACAATAAATAACATTGAAGTAATAATTCGCAAAAGCACTAAACCTTAATcatgtaattcgcaaattattcgaAAAATCTAAATATTATAACAAACCTGTTGCAGGCATATGTTGAAGCTGAGTGTAAGAGGCCGAAAGTAGAGTCCATGAGGCATGAACTGTAGCTTGTTAATGTAGCCATTGAGATTTGAGATTTCAAGATACCAATACAAAAAGCCCGAAACTACAAATCGAGGAAACTCTTAGTAACTCAGACATAAAAACTCCATAATAAACTATCTAAGTCTAGCATAATAATATAACAGGATGTTGTTCGTCGATCAAATTCCAAGGATAGGCAAGCTTCAGAAGCTTACTcctaataatttgtaaatcTCATTGAACATTTAGCCATAATATTAGTGATAATAACAATCAAACACCAGTCCaaaatttatagaaaaaatcaaaaatacataaaatttcTTATGCCACAAATTTGCAGCTCCTAGAAGGAATATGATTCCATATACTAGACATGATAGTCCTTTCCACCAGAAAATATCTAATTCACTTTCCAAAAATTTGGTGCAATTAATCAATCTTTCTGTTTGTTTTTTGATGAATTGGTTGTAGAAAAACAACCCACAACTAAGCAATTCCTTTCCAAACGTATCTATTGATAAGAAAAATTCTAGTTTCTAGAAATATATtcacataaaaaacaaaaattaggttgacttatttttattttttttcatttgactATTATTATGGCATCCCACAAGCTCAAAATAACATTAAGCTCCTAACTTTGGATTCTATAGATGTTCGGGTTTGTGTCAAGCAACAACCACTTCTCAAGAAAGATCCTAAATTTGATATCTCCTACCCTTTCAgagcaaaaattgacaaattctaTGAAGGCCGtgtgcaattttaaaaattgtgatATATTTCTAAcaaatttgtatatttaaacACGTAACATATGctaagtaatttaatattgagactCCTAATTTTTCAGAGCCCAGTCAAATATTTTGAATATGCTCAAAACCTCCGATGCCTTTCTCATttcctataataaaaaatatagaaaaaattaacattaatagtCGAACTTTTCACCTATCCGGTATGAATAATCTCTTTAtattactttttaataattcaatatttaccCTTGTCTACCTAtccttttattttgaataaaa
The Amaranthus tricolor cultivar Red isolate AtriRed21 chromosome 11, ASM2621246v1, whole genome shotgun sequence DNA segment above includes these coding regions:
- the LOC130827335 gene encoding 4-hydroxy-tetrahydrodipicolinate synthase, chloroplastic-like — its product is MATLTSYSSCLMDSTFGLLHSASTYACNRTYCRWKPPEAAMIPNIHLPMRSYEVKNRTNVDDIKSLRLITAIKTPYLPDGRFDLEAYDDLVNMQINSGAEGLIVGGTTGEGQLMTWDEHVMLIGHTVNCFGSNIKVVGNTGSNSTQEAIHATEQGFAVGMHAALHINPYYGKTSMDGMIAHFENVLCMGPTIIYNVPSRTGQDIPPHVMHSIAENANLAGVKECVGNERIKQYTDRGIVVWSGNDDECHDSRWSYDATGVISVTSNLVPGLMRRLMFEGINPSLNMKLLPLMKWLFKEPNPIGLNTALAQLGVTRPVFRLPYIPLPIDKRIEFVRIVNEIGRENFVGDKDVQVLEDDDFILIGRY